One Halosegnis longus DNA window includes the following coding sequences:
- the proS gene encoding proline--tRNA ligase, producing MSDDGDESDAQSLGITKRKEYETGEWYAEVVQKADLADYAPMGGFIVVKPRGYALWEQVQENLDSWFKATGVENAYFPMMIPESYLERESDIVEGFDPEVAWVTHGGHEELEERLAVRPTSESIITPYMAEWTRSHRDLPLRLNQWCSVVRWEATDTKPFFRTKEFLWQEGHTAHESEADAWEETMTRLEQYNRLYEDVLAMPTTLGRKPDHDKFPGGETTTTVEALMPDGKSLQAGTSHYLGTGFAEAYDLTYRDEDEEEQVCHTTSWGLSWRALGGLIMTHSDDQGLVLPPTVAPEQVVIVPIWQEDTREEVLEYCEQLHAELDADGVRVVLDDRDERNPGFKFNEWELKGTPVRIEVGPNEVDDEEITLVHRPDGETETAAREDLTDATEDALDTVYAKLYADAEANLEENVREAHGRGEILGTLGQHGGYVKTGWCGEEACETEIKDQIAAEIVMLPLEEDTDPVHETCGVCGEDATETAFFAKNY from the coding sequence ATGAGCGACGACGGCGACGAGTCCGATGCGCAGTCTCTCGGCATCACGAAACGCAAGGAGTACGAGACCGGCGAGTGGTACGCGGAGGTCGTCCAGAAGGCCGACCTCGCGGACTACGCTCCGATGGGCGGGTTCATCGTCGTGAAACCACGCGGCTACGCGCTGTGGGAACAGGTCCAGGAGAACCTCGACTCGTGGTTCAAGGCCACCGGCGTCGAGAACGCCTACTTCCCGATGATGATTCCCGAGTCGTATCTCGAACGGGAATCCGACATCGTGGAAGGGTTCGACCCCGAGGTGGCGTGGGTCACCCACGGCGGTCACGAGGAGCTGGAGGAGCGACTCGCCGTTCGACCGACGTCGGAGTCCATCATCACGCCGTACATGGCCGAGTGGACGCGGTCTCACCGCGACCTCCCGCTGCGATTGAATCAGTGGTGTTCGGTCGTGCGCTGGGAGGCGACGGACACCAAGCCGTTCTTCCGGACCAAGGAGTTCCTCTGGCAGGAGGGCCACACCGCCCACGAGAGCGAAGCGGACGCGTGGGAGGAGACGATGACCCGCCTCGAACAGTACAACCGCCTCTACGAGGACGTGCTGGCGATGCCGACCACGCTCGGCCGCAAGCCCGACCACGACAAGTTCCCCGGCGGCGAGACGACGACGACCGTCGAGGCGCTGATGCCCGACGGCAAGTCGCTGCAGGCGGGGACGAGCCACTATCTCGGCACCGGCTTCGCCGAGGCCTACGACCTCACCTACCGCGACGAAGACGAGGAAGAGCAGGTGTGTCACACCACTTCGTGGGGGCTGTCGTGGCGCGCACTCGGCGGACTCATCATGACTCACTCCGACGATCAGGGCCTCGTGCTCCCGCCGACGGTCGCGCCCGAGCAGGTCGTCATCGTCCCCATCTGGCAGGAGGACACCCGCGAGGAGGTGCTCGAGTACTGCGAGCAGCTCCACGCCGAGCTCGACGCCGACGGCGTCCGGGTCGTCCTCGACGACCGCGACGAGCGCAACCCCGGCTTCAAGTTCAACGAGTGGGAGCTGAAGGGCACCCCCGTCCGCATTGAGGTCGGTCCGAACGAGGTCGACGACGAGGAGATTACCCTGGTCCACCGGCCGGACGGCGAGACCGAGACGGCCGCCCGCGAGGACCTCACCGACGCGACCGAGGACGCCCTCGATACGGTGTACGCGAAGCTGTACGCCGACGCCGAGGCGAATCTGGAGGAGAACGTGCGCGAGGCCCACGGCCGCGGCGAGATTCTCGGCACGCTCGGCCAACACGGCGGCTACGTCAAGACCGGCTGGTGTGGCGAGGAGGCGTGTGAGACGGAAATCAAAGACCAGATCGCGGCCGAAATCGTGATGCTCCCGCTGGAAGAAGACACCGACCCCGTCCACGAGACCTGTGGCGTCTGTGGCGAGGACGCGACGGAGACGGCGTTCTTCGCGAAGAACTACTAA
- a CDS encoding NAD-dependent epimerase/dehydratase family protein, whose translation MTATALVIGGTRFIGRHTVSELLDNGYDVTVFNRGNHENPFADHPDVAHVEGDRTEEGELRLAGERVAPDIVIDCVAYYPRDVRVATDIFADVDAYVYISSGASYGAKRIPKREDETRLRDCTTEQATDDSDATYGPRKAEGDRAIFAAAEDGVNAMAVRPPVVYGPHDYTERFDYWIDRVDTHDEVVVPGDGTNLWHLVYVEDVASALRIVAEEGEAGEAYNVGDGHAPVLGEWVDRIADACDTEVETVFAGPRELAAADLELTDFPLYIEYPHLLETAKIRELGWEPTPLAETVAATVEAHRDSDRTGRDNGPDREAEERVLSVLETF comes from the coding sequence ATGACAGCGACGGCACTCGTCATCGGCGGGACGCGGTTTATCGGTCGCCACACGGTGAGTGAACTGCTCGACAACGGCTACGACGTGACCGTGTTCAACCGCGGCAACCACGAGAACCCCTTCGCGGACCATCCGGACGTGGCCCACGTCGAGGGGGACCGGACCGAGGAGGGCGAACTCCGACTCGCCGGCGAGCGGGTCGCCCCCGACATCGTCATCGACTGCGTGGCCTACTATCCGCGAGACGTGCGGGTCGCGACGGACATCTTCGCCGACGTGGACGCGTACGTCTACATCTCCTCGGGCGCGAGCTACGGGGCAAAGCGCATCCCCAAACGCGAGGACGAGACGCGGCTCCGCGACTGCACGACCGAGCAGGCGACCGACGACAGCGACGCGACGTACGGCCCGCGCAAGGCCGAGGGCGACCGCGCCATCTTCGCCGCCGCCGAGGATGGCGTCAACGCGATGGCCGTCCGCCCGCCGGTCGTCTACGGGCCCCACGACTACACGGAGCGGTTCGACTACTGGATCGACCGCGTCGACACCCACGACGAGGTCGTCGTCCCCGGCGACGGGACGAACCTCTGGCATCTCGTCTACGTCGAGGACGTGGCCAGCGCGCTCCGCATCGTCGCCGAGGAGGGCGAGGCCGGCGAGGCGTACAACGTCGGTGACGGCCACGCGCCCGTCCTCGGGGAGTGGGTCGACCGCATCGCCGACGCCTGCGACACCGAGGTCGAGACCGTCTTCGCCGGCCCGCGTGAACTCGCCGCGGCCGACCTCGAGCTGACGGACTTCCCCCTCTACATCGAGTATCCACACCTGCTCGAAACGGCGAAGATTCGCGAGTTAGGCTGGGAGCCGACGCCGTTGGCGGAGACGGTCGCCGCGACGGTCGAGGCCCACCGCGACTCCGACCGCACCGGCCGCGACAACGGGCCCGACCGCGAGGCGGAAGAACGCGTGCTCTCCGTGCTGGAGACGTTTTAA
- a CDS encoding alpha/beta fold hydrolase codes for MATVTANGTELCYETAGEGPPLVLLHGTMMDGRPWAELARPLADASRLVVPDLRGHGRTGGSERDSYSVGLFADDVHALVTELDLGAPVVVGHSLGGFVALCYAARYTDACAGFVTLGAEVPEPLSLGERIEPYRPALVNALAPLLGRERVKDLLVRLDSLRFDERGKGDMAAIERVHDRHGDDVPAMDDAERAKVDAALERYHEEFIAYDEITVPSLHLVGEYEIPQVQRHGRYMSERLPDGEFREIPKAGHVSYVDRPAFVRQTLREFCAGVRG; via the coding sequence ATGGCCACCGTCACGGCGAACGGCACCGAGTTGTGCTACGAGACGGCCGGCGAGGGACCCCCGCTCGTCTTGCTTCACGGGACGATGATGGACGGTCGGCCGTGGGCCGAACTCGCCCGCCCGCTCGCAGACGCGTCCCGACTCGTCGTGCCGGACCTGCGCGGCCACGGGCGGACGGGCGGCTCCGAGCGCGACAGCTACTCGGTCGGGCTGTTCGCCGACGACGTACACGCGCTCGTGACCGAACTCGACCTCGGCGCGCCGGTCGTCGTGGGCCACTCGCTGGGTGGCTTCGTCGCGCTCTGCTATGCGGCCCGATACACCGACGCCTGTGCCGGGTTCGTCACGCTCGGGGCAGAGGTGCCCGAACCACTCTCCCTGGGCGAACGTATCGAGCCCTACCGACCCGCACTCGTCAACGCGCTTGCGCCGCTGCTCGGGCGCGAGCGCGTGAAGGACCTCCTCGTTCGGCTCGACTCGCTCCGGTTCGACGAGCGCGGCAAGGGGGATATGGCGGCTATCGAGCGCGTCCACGACCGCCACGGCGACGACGTGCCGGCGATGGACGACGCCGAGCGTGCGAAGGTGGACGCGGCGCTGGAGCGCTACCACGAGGAATTCATCGCGTACGACGAGATTACGGTGCCGTCGCTCCATCTCGTCGGCGAGTACGAGATACCACAGGTGCAGCGACACGGCCGCTACATGAGCGAGCGCCTGCCCGACGGCGAGTTTCGGGAGATACCGAAGGCCGGCCACGTCTCCTACGTCGACCGACCGGCGTTCGTCCGCCAGACGCTCCGCGAGTTCTGTGCCGGCGTGCGCGGTTAA
- a CDS encoding NUDIX domain-containing protein, whose protein sequence is MTEPAFDEILPAVAGIVPTTDDRLLFVHNEVFDAWTLPMTAVEPGVSLETALRNEVETESGLTADPVELTGVYSNPNVQAVQYESGELVHYVTTCYRCRPVDAPASLDGYPDAELFSVANHPYLGYMQQWLDDGLAVE, encoded by the coding sequence ATGACCGAGCCCGCATTCGACGAGATTCTCCCTGCTGTCGCCGGCATCGTCCCGACGACGGACGACCGACTGCTCTTCGTCCACAACGAGGTGTTCGACGCGTGGACGCTCCCGATGACAGCCGTCGAGCCGGGCGTCTCGCTGGAGACCGCCCTCCGAAACGAGGTCGAAACCGAGTCCGGACTCACCGCCGACCCGGTCGAACTCACCGGCGTCTACTCGAATCCGAACGTGCAGGCCGTCCAGTACGAGTCGGGCGAACTCGTCCACTACGTGACGACGTGTTACCGGTGTCGCCCGGTCGACGCGCCGGCCTCGCTCGACGGCTATCCCGACGCCGAACTGTTTTCGGTCGCCAACCACCCGTATCTCGGCTACATGCAGCAGTGGCTCGACGACGGTCTCGCCGTCGAATAA
- a CDS encoding NAD(P)-dependent glycerol-1-phosphate dehydrogenase has product MFEKSTWIKLPRSVIVGHGTIDRVPEAVADLHLAGRPLVVTSPTPDDIAGDRLRDGLAGVGPAAETVVAKEARFETVERVIETARAEEAGYLVGLGGGKPIDIAKMAADELDVGFVSVPTTASHDGIVSGRGSVPEGDTRHSVAADPPLAVIADTELIANAPWRLTTAGCADIISNYTAVKDWQLANRLKNVEYSEYAGELSQLTAEMLVSRADSVKRELEESAWLVTKALVSSGVAMSIADSSRPASGAEHLISHQLDRLAPDAALHGHQVGVASIVTEYLHSGNDGEWTQVRDALASIDAPVTTDELDIDGETFIEAVTSAHEIRDRYTILGDGMSEGAAIEAATVTGVL; this is encoded by the coding sequence ATGTTCGAGAAATCGACGTGGATCAAGCTCCCGCGGAGCGTCATCGTCGGCCACGGCACCATCGACCGCGTGCCCGAGGCCGTCGCCGACCTCCACCTCGCGGGGCGACCGCTCGTCGTCACCTCGCCGACGCCCGACGACATCGCGGGCGACCGGCTCCGCGACGGACTCGCCGGCGTCGGTCCCGCCGCCGAGACCGTCGTCGCGAAAGAAGCCAGATTCGAGACGGTCGAGCGCGTCATCGAGACGGCCCGCGCCGAGGAAGCCGGCTATCTCGTTGGACTCGGCGGCGGGAAACCCATCGACATCGCGAAGATGGCCGCCGACGAACTCGACGTGGGCTTCGTCTCCGTGCCGACGACCGCCAGCCACGACGGTATCGTCTCCGGGCGCGGCTCCGTCCCGGAGGGGGACACCCGCCACTCCGTCGCCGCCGACCCGCCGCTCGCCGTCATCGCCGACACGGAACTCATCGCGAACGCGCCCTGGCGGCTGACCACCGCCGGCTGTGCGGACATCATCTCGAACTACACGGCAGTGAAAGACTGGCAGCTCGCGAACCGACTGAAGAACGTCGAGTACAGTGAGTACGCGGGCGAGCTCTCACAGCTGACCGCCGAGATGCTCGTCTCGCGGGCCGACTCGGTGAAACGAGAGCTGGAGGAGTCGGCGTGGCTCGTCACGAAGGCGCTCGTCTCCTCGGGCGTGGCGATGTCGATTGCCGACTCCTCGCGGCCCGCCTCGGGCGCGGAGCATCTCATCAGCCACCAGCTCGACCGGCTCGCGCCCGACGCCGCGCTCCACGGTCACCAGGTGGGCGTCGCGAGCATCGTCACGGAGTATCTCCACTCGGGCAACGACGGCGAGTGGACGCAGGTGCGGGACGCGCTCGCCAGCATCGACGCCCCCGTGACGACGGACGAACTCGATATCGACGGCGAGACGTTCATCGAGGCGGTCACCTCTGCCCACGAGATTCGCGACCGCTACACGATTTTGGGTGACGGAATGAGTGAAGGCGCAGCAATCGAGGCCGCGACGGTGACGGGCGTGCTCTAA
- the gltB gene encoding glutamate synthase large subunit gives MVMPDNAHGGATELLADPDETRANCGVGVVFDLDGGASHQPIAEGLELLGNLEHRGTTGADPNTGDGAGILLQIPDQFYREELDVSLPPAREYAVGTVFLPPNENAAGDLRDMVADEFTTHGLEVLTWRAVETNNDDLGPTALESEPRIEQVFVAPETDLDGESFDRRLYEARRAVETRIEDTRPPGGGRFYVCSLDRKTVVYKGLLTAEQLVEYFPELSDERVASTFAMVHARFSTNTLGAWHLAHPYRNIIHNGEFNTIKGNVNWMRARETDIDHDGLDVDTVKPIIDDPDQSDTASVDNALELLMQGGRNLPHALRMLIPEAWRGEANQVSEERREFYDYHASLVEPWDGPALVCATDGDRIGAVLDRNGLRPCRYDVREDNTLVMASEAGALDTDPAEIRERGRLSPGQLFLVDPEEGRVVPDDEVFDSLTDEKYGEWVRDQQLPLDSLADHDSHEPNAGDDLRARQALFGYTRDQLDEMLEPMARDGKDPVGSMGDDTPLSVLSEFNRPLFTYFKQLFAQVSNPPLDYIREEMVTSMETRLGNQRNLLDETREHAKQVVAESPVLTNGELDALQSLDGSDDVNGLSTVTLDATYDTDGDLEAAVRELRMEATAAAKEHDVLVLSDRDAGSDRLPIPALLAVGGVHHHLVRNGLRNRVELVAESGDPREVHHVAACIGYGAGAVNPYLAYESVTDLVAGPDGADEQTALGAYVHALEDGVLKTMAKMGISTVESYQGAQIFEAVGLDSDFVAEYFEGTPARTEGIDIDDIESDLRKRHAVAFGEGEPELEHQGEYDHRSSGMFHEWNPSTVGTLQQAVRSGDYEQYLKFAEQMNDQQDQLQTLRGLLELDSDRAPVAVEDVEPVESIVERFATAPMSLGSLSPEAHENNAMAMNRLGAKSGTGEGGEPPERFDTEKECAVKQVASGRFGVTSEYLANAEEIQIKMAQGSKPGEGGHLPGEKVNEMIAHVRFSTPGVGLISPPPLHDIYSIEDLKQLIHDLKAANPDADINVKLVAEAGIGTIAAGVAKANADAVHISGHSGGTGASPRTSIKNAGLPWELGLSEANQMLRATDLRSRIRVSTDGGLKTGRDVAVAALLGAEEYVFGTAPLVTSGCVMARQCHENTCPVGVATQRGVLRERFPGQPDHVINYMTFIAQELRELMAELGFETVEEMVGHVEHLSQRDDVTQEKARKLDLSAMIADQPGEARTKTEPQTHEIAEALDWELIDEAEAAIEQGEPVHIDRDISNHHRAVGATLSNRISTKHGGDGLPNDTIRLDFTGTAGQSFGAFLAPGVTMQLTGSGNDYVGKGLSGGRIIVNTPDVATYEPEKNILVGNVALYGGTRGEAYINGMAGERFAVRNSGVKAVVESVGDHGCEYMTGGVVAVLGETGKNFAAGMSGGVAYVLDREGDFEQSVNKGMVSVTEELNESDRAMLRRLVENHVTYTDSDRGQYVLDNWESELEHVVKVMPDAYAGVLEEGADDVREDLPVRPDASARANDEESGFVTGDD, from the coding sequence ATGGTAATGCCTGACAACGCACACGGGGGGGCCACTGAGCTACTTGCCGACCCCGACGAGACGCGCGCGAACTGCGGGGTCGGCGTCGTATTTGACCTCGACGGCGGCGCGAGCCACCAGCCCATCGCCGAAGGACTGGAACTGCTCGGTAACCTCGAACACCGCGGCACCACCGGCGCGGACCCGAACACCGGTGACGGCGCGGGGATTCTTCTCCAGATACCGGACCAGTTCTACCGCGAGGAACTCGACGTGTCGCTCCCGCCGGCCCGCGAGTACGCCGTCGGCACCGTCTTTCTCCCGCCGAACGAGAACGCCGCCGGCGACCTGCGTGACATGGTCGCCGACGAGTTCACCACACACGGACTTGAGGTGTTGACGTGGCGAGCCGTCGAGACGAACAACGACGACCTCGGGCCGACCGCGCTGGAGTCGGAGCCGCGCATCGAACAGGTGTTCGTCGCGCCCGAGACCGACCTCGACGGCGAGTCGTTCGACCGCCGACTCTACGAGGCCCGCCGCGCCGTCGAGACCCGCATCGAGGACACCCGCCCGCCCGGCGGTGGCCGCTTCTACGTCTGCTCGCTCGACCGCAAGACCGTCGTCTACAAGGGACTGCTCACCGCCGAGCAGCTGGTCGAGTATTTCCCGGAACTCTCCGACGAGCGGGTCGCCTCCACGTTCGCGATGGTCCACGCCCGGTTCTCGACGAACACGCTCGGCGCGTGGCACCTCGCGCACCCGTACCGGAACATCATCCACAACGGCGAGTTCAACACCATCAAGGGGAACGTCAACTGGATGCGGGCCCGCGAGACCGATATCGACCACGACGGCCTCGACGTGGACACGGTCAAGCCAATCATCGACGACCCCGACCAATCCGACACCGCGAGCGTCGACAACGCGCTCGAACTGCTGATGCAGGGCGGCCGGAACCTCCCGCACGCGCTCCGCATGCTCATCCCCGAAGCGTGGCGCGGCGAGGCGAATCAGGTGTCCGAGGAGCGCCGCGAGTTCTACGACTACCACGCCTCGCTCGTCGAGCCGTGGGACGGGCCGGCGCTCGTCTGTGCCACCGACGGCGACCGCATCGGTGCCGTGCTCGACCGCAACGGCCTGCGGCCGTGTCGCTACGACGTGCGCGAGGACAACACCCTCGTGATGGCCAGCGAGGCCGGTGCGCTCGACACCGACCCCGCAGAGATTCGCGAGCGCGGGCGGCTCTCGCCCGGCCAGCTGTTCCTCGTTGACCCCGAGGAGGGCCGCGTCGTCCCCGACGACGAGGTCTTCGATTCGCTCACCGACGAGAAGTACGGCGAGTGGGTCCGCGACCAGCAGCTCCCGCTCGATTCGCTCGCCGACCACGACAGCCACGAGCCGAACGCCGGCGACGACCTCCGGGCGCGACAGGCGCTGTTCGGCTACACCCGCGACCAGCTCGACGAGATGCTCGAACCCATGGCCCGCGACGGGAAAGACCCCGTCGGCTCGATGGGCGACGACACGCCGCTGTCGGTGCTCTCGGAGTTCAATCGGCCACTGTTCACCTACTTCAAACAGCTGTTCGCGCAGGTGTCGAACCCGCCACTCGATTACATCCGCGAGGAGATGGTCACGTCGATGGAGACGCGACTCGGCAACCAACGGAACCTCCTCGACGAGACGCGGGAACACGCAAAACAGGTCGTCGCCGAGTCGCCCGTCCTGACGAACGGGGAACTCGACGCGCTCCAGTCGCTCGACGGGAGCGACGACGTGAACGGGCTCTCGACCGTGACGCTTGACGCGACCTACGACACCGACGGCGACCTCGAAGCCGCCGTCCGCGAACTCCGGATGGAGGCGACCGCCGCCGCGAAGGAACACGACGTGCTCGTGCTCTCTGATCGCGACGCCGGGAGCGACCGGCTTCCGATTCCCGCGCTCCTCGCGGTCGGTGGCGTCCACCACCACCTCGTCCGCAACGGGCTTCGCAACCGCGTCGAACTCGTGGCCGAATCGGGGGACCCGCGCGAGGTCCACCACGTCGCCGCCTGCATCGGCTACGGTGCCGGAGCCGTCAATCCGTATCTCGCCTACGAGTCCGTCACCGACCTCGTGGCCGGCCCGGACGGGGCCGACGAGCAGACCGCACTCGGGGCGTACGTCCACGCGCTCGAAGACGGCGTGCTCAAGACGATGGCGAAGATGGGGATTTCGACGGTCGAGAGCTACCAGGGTGCCCAGATTTTCGAAGCCGTCGGACTGGATTCCGACTTCGTCGCCGAGTACTTCGAGGGGACGCCCGCCCGCACCGAGGGCATCGACATCGACGACATCGAAAGCGACCTCCGGAAGCGCCACGCCGTCGCCTTCGGCGAAGGGGAACCGGAACTCGAACACCAGGGAGAGTACGACCATCGCTCGTCGGGGATGTTCCACGAGTGGAACCCCTCCACCGTGGGGACGCTCCAGCAGGCCGTTCGCTCGGGCGACTACGAGCAGTATCTCAAGTTCGCCGAGCAGATGAACGACCAGCAGGACCAGCTCCAGACGCTGCGTGGGCTCCTCGAACTCGACTCCGACCGCGCGCCCGTCGCCGTCGAGGACGTGGAGCCGGTCGAATCCATCGTCGAGCGGTTCGCCACCGCGCCGATGTCGCTCGGCTCGCTCTCGCCGGAGGCCCACGAGAACAACGCGATGGCGATGAACCGGCTCGGCGCGAAATCCGGCACCGGCGAAGGCGGTGAGCCGCCGGAACGGTTCGACACCGAAAAGGAGTGTGCGGTCAAGCAGGTCGCGTCCGGCCGCTTCGGCGTCACGTCGGAGTATCTCGCCAACGCCGAGGAGATTCAGATTAAGATGGCACAGGGGTCCAAGCCCGGCGAGGGTGGCCACCTGCCCGGCGAGAAGGTCAACGAGATGATCGCTCATGTCCGGTTCTCGACGCCGGGCGTCGGGCTCATCTCGCCGCCGCCGCTGCACGACATCTACTCCATCGAGGACCTCAAACAGCTGATTCACGACCTGAAGGCCGCGAACCCGGACGCCGACATCAACGTGAAGCTCGTCGCCGAGGCCGGCATCGGCACCATCGCGGCCGGCGTCGCGAAGGCCAACGCCGACGCGGTCCACATCTCCGGTCACTCGGGCGGCACGGGCGCGTCCCCGCGCACGTCAATCAAGAACGCCGGCCTGCCGTGGGAACTCGGACTGTCGGAGGCGAACCAGATGCTCCGGGCGACGGACCTCCGCTCGCGCATCCGCGTCAGCACCGACGGCGGTCTCAAGACCGGCCGCGACGTGGCCGTCGCGGCGCTGCTCGGGGCAGAAGAGTACGTCTTCGGCACCGCGCCGCTCGTCACCTCCGGCTGCGTGATGGCCCGGCAGTGTCACGAGAACACCTGTCCGGTCGGGGTCGCCACCCAGCGTGGCGTGCTCCGCGAGCGGTTCCCCGGCCAGCCGGACCACGTCATCAACTACATGACGTTCATCGCCCAGGAGCTGCGCGAGCTGATGGCCGAGTTGGGCTTCGAGACGGTCGAGGAGATGGTCGGACACGTCGAGCATCTGAGCCAGCGCGACGACGTGACACAGGAGAAGGCGCGCAAGCTCGACCTCTCGGCGATGATCGCCGACCAGCCGGGCGAGGCGCGCACCAAGACCGAGCCACAGACCCACGAGATTGCAGAGGCGCTCGACTGGGAGCTAATCGACGAGGCCGAGGCCGCCATCGAACAGGGTGAGCCGGTCCACATCGACCGCGACATCTCGAATCACCACCGCGCGGTCGGCGCGACGCTCTCGAACCGCATCTCGACGAAACACGGCGGCGACGGCCTGCCAAACGACACGATTCGGCTCGACTTCACCGGCACCGCGGGCCAGAGCTTCGGCGCGTTCCTCGCGCCCGGCGTGACGATGCAGCTCACCGGCTCCGGCAACGACTACGTCGGCAAGGGGCTCTCGGGCGGCCGCATCATCGTCAACACGCCCGACGTAGCGACGTACGAGCCGGAGAAGAACATCCTCGTCGGCAACGTCGCCCTCTACGGTGGCACCCGCGGCGAGGCGTACATCAACGGGATGGCCGGCGAGCGATTCGCCGTCCGCAACTCCGGCGTGAAGGCGGTCGTCGAGTCGGTCGGCGACCACGGCTGTGAGTACATGACCGGCGGCGTCGTCGCCGTGCTCGGCGAGACGGGCAAGAACTTCGCGGCCGGGATGTCCGGCGGCGTCGCCTACGTGCTCGACCGGGAGGGCGACTTCGAGCAGTCGGTCAACAAGGGGATGGTGTCGGTAACCGAGGAGCTCAACGAGTCCGACCGCGCGATGCTCCGGCGGCTGGTCGAGAACCACGTCACCTACACCGACTCCGACCGCGGCCAGTACGTCCTCGACAACTGGGAGTCGGAGCTGGAACACGTCGTGAAGGTGATGCCCGACGCCTACGCCGGCGTGCTCGAAGAGGGTGCCGACGACGTGCGCGAGGACCTCCCCGTCCGCCCGGACGCCTCCGCGCGGGCGAACGACGAGGAGTCCGGCTTCGTCACCGGCGACGACTGA